One Delphinus delphis chromosome 3, mDelDel1.2, whole genome shotgun sequence genomic region harbors:
- the LOC132422227 gene encoding LOW QUALITY PROTEIN: zinc finger protein 131-like (The sequence of the model RefSeq protein was modified relative to this genomic sequence to represent the inferred CDS: inserted 2 bases in 1 codon; deleted 1 base in 1 codon) encodes MECLQEFPEHQKMILGRLNEQREQDRFTDITLIVDGHHFKAHKAVFAACSKFFYKFFQEFTQEPLVEVEGVSKMAFRHLIEFTYTAKLMIQGEEEGNDVWKAAEFLQMLEAIKALEVRNKENSAPLEETITGKSEAKKRKIAETSNGITESLPSAESEPVEIEVEIAKGTIEVEDEGIETLEDVATARQSVKHIQSTGFSDDSALALLADITSKYRQGDRKGQIKDEDGCASDPTSKQEHMKSHSTESFKCEIFNKRYLRESTWKQHLNCYHLEEGGVSKKQRTGKNIHICQYYDKQFDHFRHFKEHLRKHTGEKPFECPNCHERFARNSTLKRHLTACQTGVGAKKGRKKLYECQVCNSVFNSWDQFKDHLVIHTGDKPNHCTLCDLWFMQGNELRRHLSDAHNISERLVTEEVLSVETRVQTEPVTSMTIIEQVGKVHVLPLLQVQVDSAQVTVEQVHPDLLQDSQVHDSHMNELPEQVQVSYLEVGRIQTEEGTEVHVEELHVEWVNQMPMEVHTELLEADLDQGTPEIMNQEXREPTQADAAAAAREDHEDAEGLETKSTVGSQAEKSENENRTPMPVLE; translated from the exons ATGGAATGCCTTCAGGAGTTCCCTGAACATCAGAAAATGATCCTGGGCCGATTGAATGAACAGCGAGAGCAGGACCGGTTTACTGACATCACCCTGATTGTCGACGGACACCATTTTAAGGCCCACAAGGCTGTTTTC GCTGCTTGCAGCAAgttcttttacaaattctttCAGGAGTTTACTCAGGAACCTTTGGTGGAGGTAGAAGGTGTTAGTAAAATGGCCTTTCGTCATTTGATTGAGTTCACATATACAGCAAAATTAATGATAcaaggagaagaagaaggcaaCGATGTATGGAAAGCAGCAGAGTTTCTACAAATGCTAGAAGCTATCAAAGCCCTTGAAGTcaggaacaaagaaaactcaGCTCCACTAGAGGAAACTATCACAGGAAAAAgtgaagcaaaaaaaagaaagattgcaGAAACTTCAAATGGTATCACTGAGTCATTGCCGTCTGCAGAATCTGAACCTGTTGAAATCGAGGTGGAGATTGCTAAAGGCACAATCGAAGTGGAAGATGAAGGCATTGAAACGTTAGAGGATGTGGCTACTGCCAGGCAGTCCGTAAAGCATATTCAGAGCACAGGTTTCTCTGATGATTCCGCTCTGGCATTATTGGCAGATATCACCAGCAAGTACCGTCAAGGTGATAGAAAAGGGCAGATTAAAGATGAAGATGGCTGTGCCTCTGACCCCACAAGCAAACAG GAACACATGAAATCACACTCCACTGAGAGTTTCAAGTGTGAAATATTCAATAAAAGGTATCTTCGGGAGAGCACATGGAAACAGCACCTCAATTGTTACCACCTTGAAGAAGGTGGAGTCAGTAAGAAGCAAAGAACTGGGAAAAACATTCACATATGTCAGTACTATGATAAACAGTTTGACCACTTTAGACATTTTAAAGAGCATCTTCGAAAGCATACAGGTGAAAAACCTTTTGAATGTCCAAATTGTCATGAACGATTTGCTAGAAATAGCACCCTCAAACGTCACCTGACTGCATGCCAAACTGGAGTGGGggcaaaaaagggaagaaagaagcttTATGAATGTCAGGTCTGTAATAGTGTGTTTAACAGCTGGGACCAGTTCAAAGATCACTTGGTAATACACACTGGAGATAAACCCAACCATTGTACTTTGTGTGACTTGTGGTTTATGCAAGGAAATGAATTAAGGAGGCATCTCAGTGATGCTCATAATATTTCAGAGCGTCTAGTAACTGAAGAAGTTCTTTCAGTAGAAACACGTGTGCAAACTGAACCTGTGACATCAATGACTATTATAGAACAAGTTGGGAAGGTGCACGTGTTACCATTGCTTCAGGTTCAAGTGGATTCGGCACAAGTGACTGTGGAACAGGTCCACCCAGATCTGCTCCAGGACAGCCAAGTGCACGATTCACATATGAACGAGCTTCCAGAACAGGTCCAGGTAAGTTATCTAGAAGTGGGCCGAATTCAGACTGAAGAAGGTACCGAAGTACATGTAGAGGAGCTGCATGTTGAATGGGTAAATCAGATGCCAATGGAAGTACACACTGAGCTTCTAGAAGCAGACTTGGATCAAGGGACCCCTGAAATCATGAACCAAGA GAGAGAGCCTACCCAAGCAGATGCTGCGGCGGCGGCCAGAGAAGATCACGAAGATGCTGAGGGTTTAGAGACCAAATCAACAGTGGGTTCCCAAGCTGAAAAGTCAGAAAATGAGAACAGAACACCTATGCCAGTTTTAGAATGA